In Fusobacterium canifelinum, a genomic segment contains:
- the nrdG gene encoding anaerobic ribonucleoside-triphosphate reductase activating protein, with protein sequence MNYSGIKYADMINGKGIRVSLFVSGCTHCCKNCFNEETWNETYGKKFTEKEETEIIEYFKKYGKTIKGLSLLGGDPTYPKNIEPLLKFIKKFKENLPDKDIWIWSGFTWEEILEDENRFSLIKECDVLIDGKYVDSLKDLNLKWRGSSNQRVIDIKKSLEKNEVIEYI encoded by the coding sequence ATGAATTATTCAGGAATTAAATATGCGGATATGATTAATGGAAAAGGTATAAGGGTAAGTTTATTTGTAAGTGGTTGTACTCATTGCTGCAAAAATTGCTTTAATGAGGAAACTTGGAATGAAACTTATGGAAAAAAGTTTACTGAAAAAGAGGAAACTGAAATTATAGAATATTTTAAAAAGTATGGTAAAACAATAAAGGGTCTTTCACTTTTAGGTGGAGACCCTACTTATCCTAAAAACATTGAACCTCTTTTAAAATTTATAAAAAAGTTTAAAGAAAACTTACCTGATAAAGATATTTGGATATGGAGTGGTTTCACTTGGGAAGAAATATTAGAAGATGAAAATAGATTTTCTCTAATAAAAGAATGTGATGTTCTGATAGATGGAAAATATGTAGATAGCCTAAAAGATTTGAATTTAAAATGGAGAGGCAGTTCTAATCAAAGAGTTATTGATATAAAGAAAAGTTTGGAAAAAAATGAAGTTATTGAATATATTTAA
- the rsmB gene encoding 16S rRNA (cytosine(967)-C(5))-methyltransferase RsmB: MNVKQVAINLISQVDKGAYSNIALNETFKTLNINSKEKAFITEIFYGIIRNKKFLDYIIEKNTKEVKKEWIRNLLRISIYQITFMNSDDKGVVWEATELAKKKYGVPISKFINGTLRNYLRNKESELKKLDDEKNYEVLYSIPKWFYDILEKQHGENNLKQAITSLKKIPYLSVRVNKLKYSEEEFEEFLKEKDIQIIKKVDTVYYVNSGLIINSEEFKTGKIIAQDASSYLAAKNLGAMPNELVLDICAAPGGKTAVLAEEMKNSGEVIAIDIHQHKIKLIDTNMKKLGINIVKAIVMDARNVNKQGRKFDKILVDVPCSGYGVIRKKPEILYSKNRENVEELVKLQLEILNSATDILKDGGELIYSTCTITDEENTNNIKKFLEDRKEFKVEKLYIPENVLGDYDKLGGFCINYKEEIMDNFYIIKLKKGEKC; this comes from the coding sequence ATGAATGTAAAACAAGTGGCAATAAATTTAATATCACAGGTAGATAAAGGTGCTTATTCAAATATAGCTTTAAATGAAACTTTTAAAACTTTGAATATAAATTCAAAAGAAAAAGCATTTATAACAGAAATTTTTTATGGTATTATAAGAAATAAAAAATTTTTAGATTATATAATAGAAAAAAACACCAAAGAGGTAAAAAAAGAATGGATAAGAAATCTTTTGAGAATTTCTATCTATCAAATTACATTTATGAATAGTGATGATAAAGGAGTAGTTTGGGAAGCAACTGAACTTGCTAAGAAAAAATATGGAGTGCCTATTTCAAAATTTATAAATGGTACTTTAAGAAATTATTTAAGAAATAAAGAGTCAGAGTTAAAAAAATTAGATGATGAAAAAAATTATGAGGTTCTATATTCTATTCCAAAATGGTTTTATGATATATTAGAAAAACAACATGGAGAAAATAATTTAAAACAAGCTATCACAAGTTTAAAGAAAATTCCTTATTTATCAGTAAGAGTAAATAAATTAAAATATTCAGAAGAAGAGTTTGAAGAATTTTTAAAAGAAAAAGATATTCAAATTATTAAGAAAGTTGATACAGTATACTATGTAAATTCAGGTTTAATAATAAATTCAGAAGAATTTAAAACAGGAAAGATAATTGCACAAGATGCTTCATCATATTTAGCAGCCAAAAATTTAGGAGCTATGCCAAATGAATTAGTCTTAGATATCTGTGCTGCACCTGGAGGAAAAACTGCTGTTCTTGCTGAAGAAATGAAAAATAGTGGGGAAGTTATTGCAATAGATATTCATCAACATAAGATAAAACTTATTGATACTAATATGAAAAAATTAGGAATAAATATAGTAAAAGCTATTGTAATGGATGCTAGAAATGTCAATAAGCAAGGTAGAAAGTTTGATAAAATCTTAGTTGATGTGCCTTGTAGTGGCTATGGTGTTATAAGAAAAAAACCTGAAATTCTATATTCTAAAAATAGAGAAAATGTTGAAGAATTAGTAAAATTACAATTAGAGATTTTAAATTCAGCAACAGATATATTAAAAGATGGAGGAGAATTGATTTATAGTACCTGTACCATAACTGATGAAGAAAATACTAACAATATCAAAAAATTCTTAGAAGATAGAAAAGAATTTAAGGTAGAAAAATTGTATATTCCTGAAAATGTTTTAGGAGATTATGATAAACTTGGTGGTTTTTGTATAAATTACAAGGAAGAAATTATGGATAATTTTTATATTATAAAATTGAAAAAGGGAGAAAAATGTTAG
- a CDS encoding O-methyltransferase, with protein sequence MLEELKEANEYISSKIDKYKSPNLELIKEIEKDAEINNVPIISKEIREYLKFIIRTNKNIKNILEVGTATAYSGIIMSEEIQDRNGILTTIEIDEDRFKIAQSNFKKSNLKGIEQIFGDATEEIEKINKNFDFIFIDAAKGQYKKFFEDSYKLLNEGGIVFVDNILFRGYLYKESPKRFKTIVKRLDEFINYLYENFNFILLPISDGVGLVYKQIKKS encoded by the coding sequence ATGTTAGAAGAATTAAAAGAAGCAAATGAATATATTTCATCAAAAATTGATAAATATAAAAGCCCAAACTTAGAGTTAATAAAAGAAATTGAAAAAGATGCAGAAATAAATAATGTTCCTATAATAAGTAAAGAAATTAGAGAATATCTTAAATTTATCATAAGGACTAATAAAAATATTAAAAATATTTTGGAAGTTGGCACTGCAACAGCGTATTCTGGAATTATTATGTCAGAGGAAATCCAAGATAGAAATGGAATTTTAACAACAATAGAAATTGATGAAGATAGATTTAAAATAGCTCAATCTAACTTTAAAAAATCTAATTTAAAAGGAATAGAACAAATTTTTGGAGATGCAACAGAAGAAATTGAAAAAATAAATAAAAATTTTGATTTTATATTTATTGATGCAGCTAAGGGACAGTATAAGAAATTTTTTGAAGATTCTTATAAGCTTTTAAATGAAGGAGGCATAGTATTTGTTGATAATATCTTATTTAGAGGTTATTTATATAAAGAAAGCCCTAAAAGATTTAAAACTATAGTTAAAAGATTAGATGAATTTATAAATTATCTTTATGAAAACTTTAATTTTATCTTACTACCTATTTCTGATGGGGTTGGACTTGTCTATAAACAAATTAAAAAATCCTAA
- a CDS encoding AraC family transcriptional regulator translates to MNIIKFFNQTIDYIETTLEDKIDEKKIVQLSGYSYPMFSRIFSILTNYSLSEYIRLRRLTKAAFDLRENEEKVIDIAFKYQYESPDSFSLAFKKYHNCTPMEVKQGKDFKIFSPIHLSLTIKGGKVMEISIKKKDKFIVGGVKAENIETVQCPKVWEELFKKVSFDALEKLGNGNSYGVCYETTSSKSINYIAAFDVKNVSDAKKLGLDTMEIPEAEYAVVKLKGKIPNCIHEGWKYVMEVFFPEHGYKHAGTPDFEVYTEGDMESDNYEMELWVPIIKAE, encoded by the coding sequence ATGAATATTATTAAATTCTTTAATCAGACCATAGACTACATTGAAACAACCCTAGAAGACAAGATTGATGAGAAAAAAATAGTTCAATTATCTGGATATTCATATCCTATGTTTAGTAGAATTTTTTCTATATTAACTAATTATTCATTAAGTGAGTATATTCGTTTAAGAAGATTAACAAAAGCAGCATTTGACTTAAGAGAAAATGAAGAAAAAGTTATCGATATTGCCTTTAAATATCAATATGAATCTCCTGATTCTTTTTCACTTGCTTTTAAAAAATATCATAATTGTACTCCTATGGAAGTAAAACAAGGTAAGGATTTTAAAATTTTCTCTCCTATTCACTTATCGTTGACAATTAAAGGAGGAAAAGTTATGGAAATTTCAATTAAAAAGAAAGACAAATTTATAGTTGGAGGTGTCAAAGCTGAAAATATTGAAACTGTTCAATGTCCAAAAGTTTGGGAAGAACTATTTAAAAAAGTAAGTTTTGATGCTTTAGAAAAGTTAGGAAATGGAAACTCTTATGGAGTATGTTATGAAACAACAAGTTCTAAGTCAATTAATTACATAGCTGCCTTTGATGTTAAAAATGTGTCTGATGCTAAAAAACTAGGATTAGATACTATGGAAATCCCAGAAGCAGAATATGCTGTTGTTAAACTTAAAGGAAAAATTCCAAACTGTATTCATGAAGGTTGGAAATATGTAATGGAAGTATTTTTTCCAGAACATGGATATAAGCATGCAGGGACTCCTGATTTTGAAGTTTACACTGAAGGCGATATGGAAAGTGATAACTATGAAATGGAGCTTTGGGTTCCTATTATAAAAGCTGAATAA
- a CDS encoding membrane lipoprotein lipid attachment site-containing protein yields the protein MKKILCALFLTFLLNACMQHYYVVRTEGSGIKAYNSESTDIYLTEPYKGNPKQGGRIYVRIRKTEKNILTVLVEREDIKDGSRYYWDPEYNRTFKLLDTPVITDNNGNKIAVLKTNINPDGDLNKGIYGRCVDIYLEKDVPEELVIDLGRVKTKDEIYNTGKIYLKRE from the coding sequence GTGAAAAAAATTTTATGTGCTTTATTTTTAACTTTTTTATTAAATGCTTGTATGCAACATTATTATGTAGTAAGAACTGAAGGATCAGGGATAAAAGCTTATAATTCTGAAAGTACAGATATATATTTGACAGAACCTTATAAAGGTAACCCTAAACAAGGTGGAAGGATTTATGTCAGAATAAGAAAAACTGAAAAAAATATATTGACTGTTTTAGTTGAAAGAGAAGATATAAAAGATGGCTCAAGATATTACTGGGATCCAGAATATAATAGAACATTTAAATTGCTAGATACTCCTGTGATTACTGATAATAATGGAAACAAAATAGCTGTTTTAAAAACAAATATCAATCCTGATGGAGATTTAAATAAAGGTATTTATGGTAGATGTGTAGATATTTATTTAGAAAAAGACGTTCCTGAAGAATTAGTTATTGATTTAGGAAGAGTTAAAACAAAGGATGAAATTTATAATACTGGAAAAATTTATTTAAAAAGAGAATAA
- the trpB gene encoding tryptophan synthase subunit beta, with protein MTTENKKGYFGEFGGSYVPEVVQKALDKLEEAYNKYKDDEEFLKEYHHYLKDYSGRETPLYFAESLTNYLGGAKIYLKREDLNHLGAHKLNNVIGQILLAKRMGKKKVIAETGAGQHGVATAAAAAKFGMQCDIYMGALDVERQRLNVFRMEMLGATVHAVEEGERTLKEAVDAVFEAWINNIDDTFYVLGSAVGPHPYPSMVKDFQRVISQEARRQILEKENRLPDMVIACVGGGSNAIGAFAEFIPDKEVKLVGVEAAGKGINTDRHAATLTLGTVGVLDGMKTYALFNEDGTVKPVYSISPGLDYPGIGPEHAFLRDSKRAEYVPATDDEAVNALLLLTKKEGIIPAIESSHALAEVIKRAPKLDKDKIIIVNISGRGDKDVAAIAEYLKNK; from the coding sequence ATGACAACAGAAAACAAAAAAGGTTATTTTGGAGAATTTGGTGGAAGTTATGTTCCAGAAGTAGTACAAAAAGCATTAGATAAATTAGAAGAGGCATATAATAAATATAAGGATGATGAAGAATTTTTAAAAGAATACCATCATTACTTAAAAGATTATTCAGGTAGAGAAACTCCTTTATACTTTGCAGAAAGCCTAACAAATTATTTAGGTGGGGCAAAGATTTATTTAAAGCGTGAAGATTTAAACCATTTAGGTGCTCATAAATTAAATAATGTTATAGGGCAAATTTTACTTGCAAAAAGAATGGGTAAGAAAAAAGTTATCGCAGAAACAGGGGCAGGACAACACGGAGTTGCTACTGCTGCAGCTGCTGCAAAATTTGGAATGCAATGTGATATTTACATGGGAGCACTAGATGTAGAAAGACAAAGACTTAATGTTTTTCGTATGGAAATGTTGGGAGCAACTGTTCATGCTGTTGAAGAAGGAGAGAGAACATTAAAAGAAGCTGTTGATGCTGTATTTGAAGCTTGGATAAATAATATAGATGATACTTTCTATGTACTTGGTTCTGCTGTTGGTCCTCATCCTTATCCAAGTATGGTTAAAGATTTTCAAAGAGTCATCAGTCAAGAAGCTCGTAGACAAATTTTAGAAAAAGAAAATCGTTTACCTGATATGGTAATTGCTTGTGTAGGTGGAGGTTCTAATGCTATTGGTGCATTTGCAGAATTTATACCTGATAAAGAAGTAAAATTAGTCGGAGTTGAAGCTGCAGGAAAAGGAATAAATACTGATAGACATGCTGCAACTCTTACATTAGGAACAGTAGGAGTATTAGATGGGATGAAAACTTATGCTCTATTTAATGAAGATGGCACTGTAAAACCTGTTTACTCTATATCTCCTGGTTTAGATTATCCAGGTATTGGTCCAGAACATGCCTTTTTAAGAGATAGTAAAAGAGCAGAATATGTACCTGCAACTGATGATGAAGCTGTTAATGCTCTATTACTTTTAACTAAAAAAGAGGGAATTATTCCTGCTATTGAAAGTTCTCATGCTTTAGCAGAAGTTATTAAAAGAGCTCCAAAACTTGATAAAGATAAAATTATCATTGTTAATATTTCTGGTCGTGGAGATAAAGATGTTGCAGCTATTGCTGAATATTTAAAAAATAAATAA
- a CDS encoding ADP-ribosylglycohydrolase family protein, with the protein MIGAIIGDVIGSFYEGKIKKAKSKNFELFTPYSICTDDTIMTIAVGQALVNTYQEKEILIIQKELIKEMQKFGQIYPYSRYGKQFSHWLREENPKPYNSFGNGSGMRVSSVAWLYDNLEDVNKYAEITASVSHNHPEGIKGACAVASAIYLASHKKSKDEIKKYIEEKFEYILKPISQIVEEESNYGASSQITVPVAIQAFLEGKDFEDVLRTALFAGGDTDTIACMACSIAEVYYKIPDNLVEFAYSRMDLPLKKPLKSFLTLLKEKNKLNDNLKKVLILLENEKI; encoded by the coding sequence ATGATAGGAGCGATAATTGGAGATGTTATTGGAAGTTTTTATGAAGGGAAAATAAAGAAAGCTAAAAGTAAAAATTTTGAATTATTCACACCTTATAGTATATGTACAGATGATACTATAATGACTATTGCAGTTGGACAAGCCTTGGTTAATACTTATCAAGAAAAAGAAATTTTAATTATTCAAAAAGAGTTAATAAAGGAAATGCAGAAATTTGGACAAATTTACCCTTATTCTCGTTATGGAAAACAATTTAGTCATTGGTTAAGAGAAGAAAATCCTAAGCCATATAATAGTTTTGGAAATGGTTCAGGTATGAGAGTTTCATCTGTTGCTTGGCTATATGATAATCTTGAAGATGTAAATAAATATGCTGAAATTACAGCTTCTGTATCACATAATCATCCAGAAGGAATAAAAGGTGCTTGTGCTGTTGCTTCAGCAATTTATTTAGCAAGTCATAAGAAAAGTAAAGATGAAATTAAAAAATATATTGAAGAAAAGTTCGAGTATATTTTAAAACCTATCTCACAGATTGTTGAAGAAGAAAGTAATTATGGAGCAAGCTCTCAAATTACAGTACCTGTTGCTATTCAAGCATTTTTAGAAGGAAAAGATTTTGAAGATGTTTTAAGAACTGCACTTTTTGCAGGTGGCGATACAGATACCATTGCCTGTATGGCTTGTAGTATTGCTGAAGTTTATTATAAAATTCCTGATAATTTAGTAGAATTTGCTTATTCAAGAATGGATTTACCTTTAAAGAAACCTTTAAAAAGTTTTTTAACATTATTAAAAGAAAAAAATAAACTAAATGATAACCTAAAGAAAGTTCTTATACTTTTAGAAAATGAAAAAATTTAA
- a CDS encoding DUF4299 family protein, with product MSEIFLLNSNKKISIKKILKLTGEFDSFKFQDIPDYDVDFDEKVEDYNKDLEIKDKEEDYKILSRINVGNNHPYFLSQEIIDALFFDKNNYSDERKIINNYEENNAELSMDENLLEYPLSAIGAVRIWKKNCIRGFEVFYDRFFSNYGVRIFSPCARKDWEEAIKYIIKLSKILNTDIRTEDGEIYARENIENYPYDKSILAGLNYLSNHISAFIDTNINYIFFNKEIVEKIKKSKDQIKTFEQTVYMIKKELDKKEAERFERKELKSISYTIYENKEVILFLNPNLDFFNRNLSEKSQYKIDFALSIKDTQNKYFLSNSVEYNTFIKMLPKDSYRYIDARRILVKPLKKEDMYLLSKKCYKEFIRLGGKNDRSDNWRCYWKFL from the coding sequence ATGAGTGAAATATTTCTATTGAATAGTAACAAGAAAATAAGTATAAAAAAAATTTTAAAGCTTACAGGTGAATTTGATAGTTTTAAATTTCAAGATATTCCAGATTATGATGTAGACTTTGATGAAAAAGTTGAAGACTATAATAAAGATTTAGAAATAAAAGATAAGGAGGAAGATTACAAAATTCTCTCTCGTATAAATGTAGGAAATAACCATCCATATTTTTTAAGTCAAGAAATAATAGATGCTTTATTTTTTGATAAGAATAATTATTCAGATGAAAGAAAAATAATTAATAACTATGAAGAAAATAATGCAGAACTTAGTATGGATGAAAATTTACTTGAATATCCATTGTCTGCAATAGGAGCAGTAAGAATATGGAAAAAAAATTGTATCAGGGGCTTTGAAGTATTTTATGATAGATTCTTTTCTAATTATGGTGTTAGAATCTTTAGCCCTTGTGCTAGAAAAGATTGGGAAGAAGCTATAAAATATATAATAAAATTATCTAAAATATTAAATACAGATATAAGAACTGAAGATGGAGAAATCTATGCAAGAGAAAATATTGAAAATTATCCTTATGATAAAAGTATACTTGCTGGTTTAAATTATTTAAGTAACCATATTTCAGCATTTATTGATACAAATATAAATTATATTTTTTTTAATAAAGAGATAGTAGAAAAAATTAAAAAATCAAAAGATCAAATTAAGACTTTTGAGCAAACAGTTTATATGATAAAAAAGGAATTAGATAAAAAGGAGGCTGAAAGATTTGAAAGAAAGGAATTAAAAAGTATCTCATATACTATCTATGAAAATAAAGAAGTTATTCTATTTTTAAACCCAAATCTTGATTTTTTTAATAGAAACTTGTCAGAAAAGTCACAATATAAAATAGATTTTGCTTTATCAATTAAAGATACACAAAATAAGTATTTTTTATCTAATTCAGTTGAATATAATACTTTTATAAAAATGTTACCAAAAGATAGTTATAGATATATAGATGCAAGAAGGATCTTAGTAAAACCTTTAAAGAAAGAAGATATGTATTTACTTTCAAAAAAGTGCTACAAAGAATTTATTAGATTAGGAGGAAAAAATGATAGGAGCGATAATTGGAGATGTTATTGGAAGTTTTTATGA
- a CDS encoding formylglycine-generating enzyme family protein, translated as MREDMVFVKGGKYKLFENNNIEVETFDLEVSKYLVTQKLWTDVMGRNPSLVEDILGMKPVENITWWHTLQFCNKLSELEGLKPVYDLSQIKSAKLYINQLDDEKSINYYEDFLINKNGKIGDFSKTEGYRLPTSIEWEWFAGGGQKAINKGTFGHIFHKSDNLDQIAWYRYNSLLTTHNIAEKIPNELGIFDCIGNVYEWCHNQRYEFKNFKEEKGSTFDNMYKVIMGGSFYSDPKDFYPFIFSYPSISSCMDIGFRFVKTFRGKYE; from the coding sequence ATGAGAGAAGATATGGTTTTTGTAAAAGGTGGAAAATATAAACTTTTTGAGAACAATAATATAGAGGTTGAAACTTTTGATTTAGAAGTTTCAAAGTATTTAGTTACACAGAAATTATGGACAGATGTAATGGGAAGAAATCCAAGTCTAGTAGAAGATATTCTAGGAATGAAGCCAGTTGAAAATATTACTTGGTGGCACACACTACAATTCTGTAATAAATTAAGTGAATTAGAAGGATTAAAACCTGTTTATGACTTAAGTCAAATAAAAAGTGCAAAATTGTATATAAATCAATTAGATGATGAAAAAAGTATCAATTATTATGAAGATTTTTTAATAAATAAAAATGGAAAAATAGGAGACTTTAGTAAAACAGAAGGATATAGGCTTCCAACTTCAATAGAATGGGAGTGGTTTGCTGGAGGTGGACAAAAAGCTATCAATAAAGGAACATTTGGTCACATTTTTCATAAAAGTGATAATTTAGATCAAATTGCTTGGTATCGTTATAATTCACTTCTTACCACTCATAATATTGCTGAAAAAATACCAAATGAGCTTGGAATTTTTGATTGTATAGGAAATGTATATGAATGGTGTCATAATCAAAGGTATGAATTTAAAAATTTTAAAGAAGAAAAAGGAAGTACTTTTGATAATATGTATAAGGTAATAATGGGTGGGTCTTTCTATTCTGATCCTAAGGATTTTTATCCATTTATTTTTTCATATCCTTCAATAAGCTCTTGTATGGATATTGGATTTCGTTTTGTAAAAACTTTTAGGGGGAAATATGAGTGA
- a CDS encoding WYL domain-containing protein codes for MKKVGFVIPSFIYEILVGDMEYFRLKSGELGNKILSYYLGKTILRKLDFKTSSSERVQFNLSKTNEKILEQLKKEKKFEKESEYFRNIYFTYINNLRYIRERIIFNRNFEDIENAIKFNKKIIIEYHSKIRTVNPYHICIANKEERSYLFCYCEVANDYRAFRVSEIKDIKLLDVKLERKDSLYINNVQESFDPFLSFNKKVKVKFTERGVKRYEKALVNRPRLISKENDIYTFQCSEKMAKVYFPQFYAEVEILEPISLREELKKEFQKILNLYK; via the coding sequence ATGAAAAAAGTAGGTTTTGTTATACCAAGTTTTATATATGAGATTTTAGTTGGTGATATGGAATATTTTAGATTAAAATCGGGGGAATTAGGAAATAAAATCTTAAGTTATTATTTGGGAAAAACTATATTGAGAAAACTTGATTTTAAAACTAGTTCTTCTGAAAGAGTGCAATTTAATTTATCAAAAACTAATGAAAAAATATTAGAACAGTTAAAAAAAGAGAAGAAATTTGAGAAAGAGAGTGAGTATTTTAGAAATATATATTTCACTTATATCAATAATTTAAGGTATATAAGAGAAAGAATTATATTCAATAGAAATTTTGAAGATATAGAAAATGCTATTAAATTTAATAAAAAAATTATTATTGAATATCATTCTAAAATAAGAACAGTAAATCCATATCATATTTGCATTGCTAATAAAGAAGAAAGATCCTATCTATTTTGTTATTGTGAAGTAGCTAATGATTATAGAGCATTCAGAGTTTCCGAAATTAAGGATATTAAACTTTTAGATGTTAAGTTAGAAAGAAAAGATAGTCTTTATATAAATAATGTACAAGAGTCATTTGATCCATTTTTATCTTTTAATAAAAAAGTAAAAGTAAAATTTACTGAAAGAGGAGTAAAAAGATATGAAAAAGCATTAGTTAATAGGCCTAGATTAATTTCAAAAGAAAATGATATTTATACTTTTCAATGTAGTGAAAAGATGGCAAAAGTTTATTTTCCACAGTTTTATGCAGAAGTTGAAATTTTAGAGCCTATTTCATTAAGAGAAGAATTAAAAAAAGAATTTCAAAAAATATTAAATTTATATAAATAA